The following coding sequences are from one Kallotenue papyrolyticum window:
- a CDS encoding FecCD family ABC transporter permease → MRAARHPWIVLRPRGLALSMRLDRRVPCVALALLLLTGALMVWSIGTGEYPIAPLDVLRTVLGLPTDNADYTFVVHALRLPRTLIAALVGMALAVSGAIMQGLTRNPLASPEITGVTAGAGFGAVTLIVLLPDSSIVTLPFAALAGALSVALLIYLFAWRHGDSPMRLILVGIGLASVLEALTSLMITFGEITQVQRALVWLTGSVYARSWSDVRAIAPWLAMLLPLAWLLARRLNALHLGEEVARGLGSHITLDRGLLLLTSIALAAAAVTVAGTIGFVGLMAPHIARRLVGPTHEGLLPVAALTGALIVVAADLVGRTLFAPVELPCGVVIAAVGAPFFAWVLYRGRA, encoded by the coding sequence ATGAGAGCGGCACGCCATCCCTGGATCGTGCTGCGCCCCCGCGGCCTCGCGCTGTCCATGCGCCTCGACCGGCGCGTGCCGTGTGTCGCCCTGGCCCTGCTGCTGCTCACCGGCGCGCTGATGGTCTGGAGCATCGGCACGGGCGAATACCCGATCGCGCCGCTGGATGTGCTGCGCACCGTGCTGGGCCTGCCGACTGACAATGCCGATTACACCTTTGTGGTCCATGCCTTGCGCCTACCGCGCACGCTGATCGCCGCGCTGGTCGGCATGGCCCTAGCGGTTTCGGGGGCGATCATGCAGGGCCTGACACGCAACCCGCTGGCCTCGCCCGAAATCACCGGCGTGACCGCCGGCGCCGGCTTTGGTGCGGTGACGCTGATCGTGCTGCTGCCGGACAGCTCGATCGTCACCCTCCCCTTCGCGGCGCTGGCCGGCGCGCTGAGCGTGGCGTTGCTGATCTACCTCTTCGCCTGGCGCCACGGCGACTCACCCATGCGGCTGATCCTGGTCGGCATCGGTCTGGCCTCGGTGCTGGAAGCGCTCACCAGCCTGATGATCACCTTTGGCGAGATCACGCAGGTGCAGCGCGCGCTGGTCTGGCTGACCGGCAGCGTCTATGCGCGTTCCTGGAGCGACGTGCGCGCGATCGCGCCGTGGCTGGCCATGTTGCTGCCCCTGGCCTGGCTGCTGGCGCGCCGCCTCAATGCGCTGCATTTGGGCGAGGAGGTGGCGCGTGGCCTGGGCAGCCACATCACGCTGGATCGGGGCCTGCTGCTGCTCACCAGCATTGCCCTGGCCGCTGCGGCGGTGACGGTAGCGGGCACGATCGGTTTCGTCGGCTTGATGGCGCCGCACATCGCGCGGCGCCTGGTTGGCCCCACCCATGAAGGGCTCTTGCCGGTGGCGGCGCTCACCGGTGCGCTGATCGTGGTGGCCGCCGACCTGGTGGGGCGCACCCTGTTTGCACCGGTCGAACTCCCGTGCGGCGTGGTGATCGCCGCCGTGGGCGCACCATTCTTCGCCTGGGTCTTGTACCGAGGACGAGCGTAG
- a CDS encoding ABC transporter ATP-binding protein produces MSELRAIDLTLGYDHTMIIEGLHVSLPSGQITALVGPNGCGKSTLLRGLARLLRPRGGAVYLDGVAIARLPTKAVAKQLGILPQSPQAPEGLTVRELVAQGRYPHQRWFQQWSHEDEELTQRALAITNMLALADRPVDALSGGQRQRAWIAMTLAQNTAVLLLDEPTTFLDMAHQLEVLQLLHELNRREGRTVVMVVHDLNHAARYADHLVAMAAGRVVAEGPPQAVVTPAMLREVFGVEADVIPDPRTGLPLCIPHSLHGAARAWTAPAVPDPADAGVLRYAEHVA; encoded by the coding sequence ATGAGCGAACTGCGGGCGATCGATCTGACGCTGGGCTATGACCACACGATGATCATCGAGGGGCTGCACGTTAGCCTGCCATCCGGACAGATCACCGCGCTGGTGGGACCCAACGGCTGCGGTAAATCAACCCTGCTACGCGGCCTGGCGCGCCTGCTCAGGCCGCGTGGTGGTGCGGTGTACCTCGACGGCGTGGCGATCGCCAGGTTGCCCACCAAAGCCGTCGCCAAACAGCTCGGCATTTTGCCGCAAAGCCCGCAGGCGCCGGAAGGGCTGACCGTGCGCGAGCTGGTGGCGCAGGGACGCTATCCGCACCAGCGCTGGTTCCAGCAATGGTCGCACGAGGACGAGGAGCTGACGCAGCGCGCCCTGGCGATCACCAACATGCTGGCGCTGGCCGACCGGCCAGTGGACGCGCTCTCTGGCGGCCAGCGCCAGCGCGCCTGGATCGCCATGACCCTGGCGCAAAACACGGCGGTGCTGCTGCTGGACGAGCCCACCACGTTTTTGGACATGGCTCACCAGCTTGAGGTGCTGCAGCTGCTCCACGAGCTCAACCGCCGCGAAGGCCGCACCGTGGTAATGGTGGTGCACGATCTCAACCACGCCGCGCGCTATGCCGATCACCTGGTTGCCATGGCCGCGGGCCGTGTCGTTGCCGAAGGGCCACCCCAGGCCGTGGTCACGCCGGCGATGCTGCGCGAGGTCTTCGGCGTCGAGGCCGATGTCATCCCCGATCCGCGCACCGGTCTGCCGCTGTGCATTCCCCATAGCCTGCATGGCGCAGCGCGCGCCTGGACGGCACCTGCTGTGCCGGATCCCGCCGACGCCGGCGTGCTGCGCTACGCAGAACATGTCGCTTAA